One Candidatus Margulisiibacteriota bacterium genomic region harbors:
- a CDS encoding thiamine pyrophosphate-dependent enzyme, with product MGIIKLETKDKKRKVTNNRMTNKNLLSGNEAIARGAYEAGVKVGVGYPGTPSTEILENFTKYEDVVTEWSVNEKVAMEVGLGSALAGKRTLVTMKHVGLNVAADPLFTASYIGANAGMVVVVADDPDLHSSQNEQDSRHYARAAKVPMLEPSDSQEAKEFVRYACELSEGFDTPIFLRSVTRISHSKTVVAFEPKLNYEHDKGFEKENIKKHVMIPAFARQRHFVVEDRMKALEEFSNRIEINRIEKGKGEIAFVTAGLCYNYVKEVFPEADIFKIGMVYPLPMRNLLEFCKGYEKVYVVEELDPFIEDQLKARGANNIVGKEILPVTGEYSPELIYTAITGNKFKGMEVGIKPFARPPMLCPGCPHAQTFNAMNKLGLTVSGDIGCYTLGTLPPYSAMHACVDMGASIPFAQGIELAQGSEFKHDVVAVIGDSTFAHSGITGLINAAYNKRRILVIVLDNSTTAMTGMQPNPFNGSTITGEETVVIDYQKLAEAIGIKKDNFRTVTAYKEEIISETIQELLAKKELCLMVVTGPCLIYKRKKEKNNG from the coding sequence TTGGGAATAATTAAACTAGAAACAAAAGATAAGAAAAGAAAGGTAACAAACAATAGAATGACAAACAAGAATTTATTATCAGGAAATGAAGCAATAGCTCGAGGTGCTTATGAAGCAGGAGTGAAGGTTGGGGTGGGTTATCCCGGAACACCATCTACAGAGATTTTAGAAAACTTTACTAAGTATGAAGATGTTGTAACTGAATGGTCAGTTAATGAAAAAGTTGCCATGGAAGTGGGTTTAGGTTCTGCTTTAGCTGGCAAAAGAACTTTAGTTACAATGAAACATGTTGGATTAAATGTTGCAGCCGACCCACTGTTTACTGCTTCCTATATTGGGGCAAATGCTGGGATGGTTGTGGTGGTTGCGGATGATCCTGATTTACATTCCTCACAAAACGAACAAGATAGTCGTCATTATGCACGTGCGGCAAAAGTTCCTATGCTTGAACCTTCTGACTCGCAGGAAGCAAAAGAATTTGTTAGATATGCTTGTGAATTGAGTGAAGGCTTTGATACTCCTATATTTTTAAGAAGTGTAACGAGAATATCTCATTCCAAAACTGTTGTTGCTTTTGAACCCAAATTAAACTATGAACACGATAAAGGATTTGAAAAAGAAAACATCAAGAAACATGTTATGATTCCCGCCTTTGCTAGACAAAGACATTTTGTTGTTGAAGATAGGATGAAAGCACTTGAGGAATTCTCCAATAGAATAGAGATTAATAGAATTGAAAAAGGAAAAGGTGAAATAGCTTTTGTAACTGCAGGACTTTGCTATAACTATGTGAAAGAAGTATTTCCTGAGGCAGATATTTTTAAAATAGGGATGGTTTATCCTTTGCCAATGAGAAATTTATTAGAATTTTGCAAAGGTTACGAAAAGGTTTATGTTGTCGAGGAATTAGATCCTTTTATTGAAGATCAACTGAAAGCAAGAGGAGCCAACAATATTGTTGGTAAGGAGATATTGCCCGTTACTGGTGAATATAGTCCAGAATTAATTTATACAGCTATTACAGGTAATAAATTCAAAGGGATGGAAGTTGGGATTAAACCATTTGCGAGACCTCCCATGTTGTGTCCTGGTTGTCCTCACGCTCAAACCTTTAATGCAATGAATAAACTAGGTCTGACAGTTAGTGGCGACATAGGATGTTACACTTTAGGCACGCTTCCTCCATATTCTGCGATGCATGCCTGTGTGGATATGGGCGCAAGCATTCCTTTTGCCCAGGGTATTGAGCTTGCCCAAGGTAGTGAGTTTAAACATGACGTTGTTGCAGTTATTGGAGATTCTACCTTTGCACATTCAGGTATCACTGGTCTTATCAATGCTGCCTATAATAAACGTCGGATTTTGGTGATTGTTCTGGATAATAGCACCACTGCTATGACCGGCATGCAACCAAACCCTTTTAATGGCTCAACAATTACAGGGGAAGAAACAGTTGTGATTGATTATCAAAAGCTTGCAGAGGCTATCGGGATTAAAAAAGATAATTTTAGAACAGTAACTGCCTATAAAGAAGAGATTATTTCTGAAACAATTCAGGAATTATTAGCGAAAAAAGAGCTTTGCTTGATGGTAGTAACTGGACCTTGTTTGATATATAAGAGAAAAAAGGAAAAGAATAATGGATAA
- a CDS encoding indolepyruvate oxidoreductase subunit beta, with translation MDKIKNILMVGVGGQGIITASDILSEAALLDGHDVKKSEIHGMSQRGGSVFAHIRYGKKVYSPTIKTGEADVLLSLELIETVRWLSYANEKTKVILSETKIQPQTVKEYPESVIDSLKKKFKDFYLVNPIEINKQNGSHKVLNTTLLGVLSNLLEISDKSWEKAMENLVPKGTYESNLSAFSLGKKLFS, from the coding sequence ATGGATAAAATAAAAAACATATTAATGGTTGGTGTTGGTGGACAAGGAATAATTACGGCAAGTGATATTTTGTCAGAAGCAGCGTTGTTAGATGGTCATGATGTGAAGAAATCAGAGATTCATGGGATGAGTCAGCGAGGTGGTTCGGTGTTTGCTCATATTAGATATGGCAAAAAAGTGTATTCTCCAACGATAAAAACTGGTGAAGCAGATGTCCTTTTATCCCTTGAACTGATTGAAACTGTTCGTTGGCTTTCTTATGCAAATGAGAAGACCAAAGTAATACTATCGGAGACAAAGATTCAGCCACAAACAGTTAAAGAATACCCAGAGAGCGTCATCGATAGTTTAAAGAAGAAGTTTAAGGATTTCTATTTGGTTAATCCTATAGAAATAAATAAACAAAACGGTAGCCATAAGGTGCTGAATACAACTTTGCTTGGAGTGCTTTCTAACCTTTTAGAGATAAGTGATAAGTCATGGGAAAAAGCTATGGAAAACTTGGTTCCAAAAGGTACATATGAGAGTAATTTGTCTGCTTTTAGTTTAGGTAAAAAACTATTTTCTTAA
- a CDS encoding phenylacetate--CoA ligase, whose protein sequence is MQNCWDKENEFILEKDLRIKQLDLLNNALQRAKKSEYYQKKFNKLKPFKSLKEIEDLAFITKDDLRENFPYGLVAVDNSEIVRLHSSSGTTGTPTVVFYTKKDLDDWTNLVARCMTMTGASNKDIFQNTMGHGLFTGGLGFHYGAEKVGMLTIPFGPGNTTRQIWFMKEFGVTIMHILPSYAMHLFSGFAEVGINPKELKLKIAYIGAEPHSEEMRKQIEQLYGIKAYNSYGLSEMCGPGLAFECKHQNGLHIWEDYVYPEIIDPVTCKVLPDGEEGELVLSTLQKEAMPLFRYRTKDLTRIIPEPCKCGRVHRRIERIKGRSDDMLILNGVNTFPIQIEKALMKVVGIGRNYRIEIHKRGYMDKLVVYAELTEDSFTDNFKDLECLKVKVRESLKSELLLTPEVHLVRPDSIEVLPGKAKRVFDMR, encoded by the coding sequence GTGCAAAATTGCTGGGATAAAGAGAATGAATTTATTTTAGAAAAAGATCTAAGAATTAAGCAGCTTGATTTACTTAATAATGCGTTGCAAAGAGCCAAAAAGTCTGAATATTATCAGAAGAAATTCAATAAACTTAAGCCCTTTAAGTCACTCAAAGAAATTGAGGATCTTGCCTTTATTACAAAAGATGATTTACGAGAAAATTTTCCCTACGGTTTGGTTGCAGTAGATAATTCTGAGATAGTCAGGCTTCATTCTTCTTCTGGTACCACCGGAACACCCACAGTTGTTTTTTATACCAAGAAAGATTTAGATGACTGGACAAATTTAGTTGCTAGATGCATGACCATGACAGGTGCGAGCAATAAAGATATTTTTCAAAATACTATGGGACATGGCTTGTTTACAGGCGGACTAGGTTTCCATTATGGAGCTGAAAAAGTGGGCATGTTGACCATTCCTTTTGGTCCAGGGAATACCACAAGACAAATATGGTTTATGAAGGAATTTGGTGTGACTATCATGCATATTTTGCCAAGTTACGCGATGCACTTATTTTCGGGATTTGCTGAAGTAGGTATTAACCCAAAGGAATTGAAGTTGAAAATAGCCTATATTGGAGCTGAGCCACATTCAGAGGAAATGAGAAAACAAATAGAGCAATTATATGGAATTAAAGCTTACAATTCTTATGGTTTATCAGAAATGTGTGGTCCAGGTCTAGCTTTTGAATGTAAACATCAAAATGGTTTACATATTTGGGAAGATTACGTTTATCCTGAAATTATCGATCCAGTTACTTGCAAAGTTCTACCAGATGGAGAAGAAGGAGAATTAGTTTTATCTACCTTACAAAAGGAAGCAATGCCACTGTTTCGTTACAGAACAAAGGATTTAACTAGAATTATTCCAGAGCCATGCAAATGTGGCAGAGTGCATCGAAGAATCGAACGCATCAAAGGTCGTTCCGATGATATGTTAATTTTAAATGGTGTTAATACTTTTCCTATCCAAATAGAAAAAGCTTTAATGAAAGTTGTTGGTATCGGTAGAAACTATAGAATAGAGATACATAAAAGAGGTTATATGGATAAGTTAGTAGTATATGCTGAGCTTACAGAAGATTCGTTTACTGATAATTTTAAGGATTTAGAATGTCTTAAAGTAAAGGTGAGGGAGTCTCTGAAAAGTGAGCTTTTGTTAACTCCAGAGGTTCATTTGGTAAGACCTGACTCCATTGAGGTTTTACCCGGTAAAGCTAAACGTGTTTTTGACATGAGGTAA